A single genomic interval of Candidatus Baltobacteraceae bacterium harbors:
- the uraH gene encoding hydroxyisourate hydrolase, producing the protein MASLSTHVLDTARGTPASGIEVTLHLIGAAAREIARGTTDGDGRIAASFGGALAPGIYELRFGVRAYFEKHKTSSLYDEVPVRFTIAVEEHYHVPLLLSPFGYSTYRGS; encoded by the coding sequence ATGGCATCACTGAGCACGCACGTTCTCGATACGGCACGCGGTACGCCGGCGAGCGGCATCGAGGTCACGCTCCACCTCATCGGCGCCGCCGCGCGCGAGATCGCCCGCGGCACCACGGATGGCGACGGACGCATCGCGGCGTCCTTCGGCGGCGCGCTCGCGCCGGGCATCTACGAACTGCGATTCGGCGTGCGCGCGTATTTCGAGAAACACAAAACCTCGTCGCTGTACGACGAGGTTCCGGTGCGTTTCACGATCGCCGTCGAGGAGCATTATCACGTGCCGCTCTTGCTCTCGCCCTTCGGGTATTCAACCTACCGCGGAAGTTGA
- a CDS encoding FAD binding domain-containing protein yields the protein MASLRACGKYQPPMWWQQVLQPRSLAEALAFLAKADEQTRIVAGGTDVLVELQRGVKPARTLIDVSKLTALKYVRAEGEAIAIGGLATHNDVLASRECIEYALPLVQACAEVGAPQIRTRGTIAGNLVTASPANDTIAPLVALDASIELFSATQTRVLPVEQFFTGFRTTALRRDELITAIRFPKLRADQRGLFLKLGLRRAQAISVIDVAFVLTFDGETVRDARIALGCLAPTIVRARSAEAYLRGKRLDAATRREAARLAGHDAAAIGDVRGSKAYRETTLAVFIDEGLERIAERRHADGLLDPPVLLESGEGTSVPAAPFEGAIDATINGRAMRLAGAAGKTLLNALRENAHLTGSKEGCAEGECGACTVWLDGMAVMSCLVPAAQAHGTTITTIEGLASGERLHPLQQAYIDRAAVQCGFCIPGMLMAGAKLLEEHPSPTLAQHQSAISGNLCRCTGYRKILDAMIAASAREARV from the coding sequence ATGGCATCCTTGCGCGCGTGCGGAAAATATCAGCCTCCCATGTGGTGGCAACAGGTTCTCCAACCCCGATCCCTGGCCGAGGCGCTCGCGTTCCTGGCGAAGGCTGACGAACAGACGCGCATCGTCGCCGGCGGCACCGACGTCCTGGTCGAACTGCAGCGCGGCGTCAAGCCGGCGCGCACGCTGATCGACGTGAGCAAGCTCACCGCGCTGAAATACGTGCGCGCCGAGGGCGAAGCCATCGCCATCGGCGGTTTGGCGACACACAACGACGTGCTGGCCTCGCGCGAGTGCATCGAGTATGCGCTGCCGCTGGTGCAAGCTTGCGCGGAGGTCGGCGCGCCGCAGATTCGCACGCGCGGCACGATCGCCGGCAATCTGGTCACCGCATCGCCCGCGAACGATACGATCGCGCCGCTGGTGGCGCTCGATGCATCGATCGAACTCTTCAGCGCGACGCAGACGCGCGTGTTGCCGGTCGAGCAGTTCTTCACCGGCTTTCGTACGACGGCACTGCGGCGCGATGAACTGATCACCGCGATTCGCTTTCCGAAGCTGCGCGCGGATCAGCGTGGGTTGTTCTTGAAACTCGGGTTGCGGCGCGCGCAAGCGATCTCGGTGATCGACGTCGCGTTCGTGCTCACGTTCGATGGCGAGACCGTGCGCGACGCACGCATCGCGCTGGGCTGCCTCGCGCCGACGATCGTGCGCGCGCGCAGTGCGGAGGCGTATCTGCGCGGCAAGCGGCTCGACGCGGCAACGCGCCGTGAAGCCGCGCGGCTGGCCGGCCACGACGCGGCGGCGATCGGCGACGTGCGCGGATCGAAAGCCTACCGCGAAACGACGCTGGCGGTGTTCATCGACGAAGGATTGGAACGCATCGCCGAGCGCCGTCACGCCGACGGATTGCTCGACCCGCCGGTGCTGCTCGAGAGCGGGGAGGGAACGTCCGTGCCGGCGGCGCCGTTCGAGGGCGCGATCGACGCGACGATCAACGGCCGTGCGATGCGCCTGGCCGGCGCGGCCGGCAAAACGTTGCTCAACGCGCTGCGCGAGAACGCGCATCTCACCGGTTCGAAAGAAGGCTGCGCCGAGGGAGAGTGCGGCGCGTGTACGGTTTGGCTCGACGGCATGGCGGTGATGTCGTGTCTGGTTCCCGCGGCGCAAGCGCACGGCACGACGATCACCACGATCGAAGGACTCGCGAGCGGCGAGCGGCTGCATCCGCTGCAGCAAGCCTACATCGATCGCGCCGCGGTGCAGTGCGGCTTCTGCATTCCCGGCATGCTGATGGCGGGTGCGAAGCTGCTCGAGGAGCATCCCTCTCCGACGCTCGCGCAACATCAAAGCGCGATCAGCGGCAACCTCTGCCGCTGCACCGGCTATCGCAAGATTCTCGATGCGATGATCGCGGCGAGCGCGCGCGAGGCGCGGGTATGA
- the puuE gene encoding allantoinase PuuE, producing the protein MRDMIGYGAKPPDPKWPGGARLALQIVMNYEEGSEYSIPDGDGMSETYLTEVPGASLGPGKRDLIVESIYEYGSRAGLWRLMRAFSERKLQITVFGAALALERNPEAAHAIREAGYEVCSHGYRWVSFANMDEAQEREEMRKAVASIARTTGERPYGWYCRYAPSENTRRLVVEEGGFLYDADAYNDDLPYWTKVSGKDHLVIPYTLDVNDMKFSVAPGFSSPAGYFEYMRDAFDVLYREGATQPKMMSVGLHTRLAGRPGRTAALERFLDYVLEHDDVWICRRVDIARHWIANHPPQ; encoded by the coding sequence ATGCGCGACATGATCGGCTACGGGGCGAAGCCGCCCGACCCGAAATGGCCGGGCGGCGCGCGCCTCGCGCTGCAGATCGTCATGAATTACGAGGAGGGGTCGGAGTATTCGATCCCCGACGGCGACGGCATGTCCGAGACGTATCTCACCGAAGTGCCGGGCGCGAGTTTGGGCCCCGGCAAACGCGATCTGATCGTCGAGTCGATCTACGAGTACGGCAGCCGCGCCGGACTCTGGCGCCTGATGCGCGCTTTTTCCGAACGCAAGCTCCAAATTACCGTCTTTGGTGCGGCACTCGCCCTCGAACGCAATCCGGAGGCGGCGCACGCGATTCGCGAAGCCGGCTACGAAGTCTGCTCGCACGGCTATCGGTGGGTGAGTTTTGCGAACATGGACGAAGCGCAAGAACGCGAGGAGATGCGCAAAGCGGTCGCGTCGATCGCGCGCACGACCGGCGAGCGCCCCTATGGATGGTATTGCCGCTACGCGCCGAGCGAGAACACCCGCCGCTTGGTCGTCGAAGAGGGCGGGTTTCTCTACGACGCCGACGCCTACAACGACGACCTTCCGTATTGGACGAAGGTAAGCGGCAAAGATCATCTGGTGATCCCGTACACGCTCGACGTCAACGACATGAAGTTCTCGGTCGCGCCCGGCTTTTCGTCGCCCGCCGGCTATTTCGAGTACATGCGCGACGCGTTCGACGTGCTTTATCGCGAGGGCGCGACGCAGCCGAAGATGATGTCGGTCGGATTGCACACGCGACTGGCCGGACGCCCCGGCCGCACCGCCGCGCTCGAACGTTTTCTCGATTACGTGCTCGAGCACGACGACGTATGGATCTGCCGCCGCGTCGACATCGCACGCCATTGGATCGCGAACCACCCGCCGCAATGA
- the uraD gene encoding 2-oxo-4-hydroxy-4-carboxy-5-ureidoimidazoline decarboxylase, with the protein MTLAQLNQLDDDAFVAAVGPIYENTAWIARYAVPARPFSSLEALAATLAQIVVDANEGDRIALIAAHPDLAGRLAREGRLTPASTSEQASAGLDLLTPDERARFDTLNAAYRERFGLPFVICVREHTKRSILDAMEARLDNDLSEEIRTALREINKIAQLRLSDAVSGP; encoded by the coding sequence ATGACGCTCGCGCAGCTCAACCAGCTCGACGATGACGCCTTTGTCGCCGCGGTCGGTCCGATCTATGAAAATACCGCCTGGATTGCGCGTTACGCGGTCCCGGCACGCCCGTTTTCAAGCCTCGAAGCGCTTGCCGCCACGCTGGCCCAGATCGTCGTCGACGCCAACGAAGGCGATCGCATCGCGCTGATCGCCGCGCATCCGGACTTGGCCGGGCGGCTGGCGCGCGAGGGGCGCTTGACTCCCGCGTCGACCTCCGAGCAAGCTTCCGCCGGCCTCGATCTGCTCACGCCGGACGAGCGCGCGCGCTTCGATACGCTCAACGCCGCGTACCGCGAACGCTTCGGCCTGCCGTTCGTGATCTGCGTGCGCGAGCACACGAAGCGTTCGATCCTCGATGCGATGGAGGCGCGGCTCGACAACGACCTGAGCGAAGAGATCCGCACGGCGCTGCGCGAGATCAACAAGATCGCGCAGCTGCGCTTGAGCGACGCGGTGAGCGGGCCGTGA
- a CDS encoding M20 family metallo-hydrolase: MSARTLNVVERLDALRVLGAHEHGIDRALLTPPERAARALVASWARASGFAVMQDRVSNLFARREGGRTGRKPILIGSHLDTVPTGGAYDGAYGVVAALCALELLDARGIRTAHPLEAVAWAGEEGSRFPLGALGSSVFAGLSDEAAVMTMIGDDGVAFADALASPEGGLLDDVPIREERDVAAYLELHVEQGPVLDELGLSLGIVTAIAAQRRLRATVVGRSGHAGTVPMSLRSDALCAAADLVLAFESAARETGDAVATVGRMIVEPNGTNVIPNRVTFSLDLRSPDERRLDAIESYLNDAIARVQAQRSVRVEIEAFERRSATAMTPALREAIARAIDALGERHADLPSGAGHDAMSLGKIVPAAMIFVPSIGGSSHVAEERTAERDLLLGVEALAGAIVEVDRALD; encoded by the coding sequence ATGAGCGCGCGAACGTTGAACGTCGTCGAACGTTTGGATGCGCTGCGCGTGCTCGGCGCGCACGAACACGGCATCGATCGCGCGCTGCTCACGCCGCCGGAGCGTGCCGCGCGCGCGCTCGTCGCTTCGTGGGCGCGAGCGAGCGGCTTTGCGGTCATGCAAGATCGCGTGAGCAATCTCTTCGCGCGGCGTGAGGGCGGGCGCACCGGCCGCAAACCCATCCTCATCGGGTCGCATCTCGACACCGTGCCGACCGGCGGTGCGTACGACGGCGCGTACGGCGTCGTCGCTGCGCTGTGTGCGTTGGAACTGCTCGATGCGCGCGGCATTCGCACGGCGCACCCGCTCGAAGCCGTCGCGTGGGCGGGCGAAGAGGGCAGCCGTTTTCCGCTCGGCGCTTTGGGCAGTTCGGTCTTCGCGGGACTGAGCGACGAAGCTGCGGTGATGACGATGATCGGCGATGACGGCGTCGCGTTCGCCGACGCGCTCGCCTCGCCCGAGGGCGGGTTGCTCGACGACGTGCCGATCCGCGAGGAGCGCGACGTTGCCGCTTACCTCGAACTGCACGTCGAGCAAGGACCGGTACTCGACGAGCTGGGGCTTTCACTGGGAATCGTCACCGCGATTGCCGCGCAGCGGCGCCTGCGCGCGACCGTCGTTGGGCGCAGCGGACACGCCGGCACGGTGCCGATGAGCCTGCGCTCGGATGCGCTGTGCGCCGCTGCCGACCTCGTGCTCGCGTTCGAAAGCGCGGCGCGCGAGACCGGCGATGCGGTCGCGACCGTCGGTCGCATGATCGTCGAGCCGAACGGCACGAACGTGATCCCAAATCGCGTCACGTTTTCGCTCGATCTGCGCTCGCCCGACGAACGCAGACTCGATGCGATCGAGTCCTATCTCAACGACGCGATCGCGCGCGTGCAAGCGCAACGCAGCGTCCGCGTCGAGATCGAAGCCTTCGAACGGCGCAGCGCGACGGCGATGACGCCGGCGTTGCGCGAGGCGATCGCCCGGGCGATCGATGCGCTGGGCGAACGTCACGCCGACCTGCCGAGCGGAGCCGGGCACGACGCGATGAGCCTGGGCAAGATCGTGCCGGCCGCGATGATTTTCGTGCCCAGCATCGGCGGCAGCAGCCACGTCGCGGAAGAGCGCACCGCGGAGCGCGATCTGCTGCTCGGCGTCGAAGCGCTCGCCGGCGCGATCGTCGAGGTCGATCGCGCGCTCGACTAG
- a CDS encoding ABC transporter ATP-binding protein gives MERTLEPVVRVEGLRKVYSLGDGQVIALAGIDLEIQAGEFVAVMGPSGSGKSTFMQITGLLDNPTAGRYFFEGTDVSHLDGDARADIRSRRLGFVFQAYNLLPRTSALENVELPMVYAGVPAAERARIAHTMMDVVGVDHLAQHHPNQMSGGQQQRVAIARSLVNNPGLILADEPTGALDTKTSEDVMRIFKELNEKAGITI, from the coding sequence GTGGAACGCACACTGGAACCGGTCGTCCGAGTCGAAGGCTTGCGCAAAGTCTATTCGCTCGGCGACGGCCAGGTGATCGCACTCGCCGGCATCGATCTCGAAATTCAGGCCGGCGAATTCGTCGCCGTCATGGGCCCCTCGGGCTCGGGCAAATCGACGTTCATGCAGATCACCGGTCTGCTCGACAACCCCACCGCCGGTCGCTACTTTTTCGAAGGCACCGACGTCTCGCATCTCGATGGCGACGCCCGGGCCGACATTCGCAGCCGGCGTCTCGGCTTCGTGTTTCAGGCGTACAACTTGCTCCCGCGCACGAGCGCACTCGAAAACGTCGAGCTGCCGATGGTGTACGCGGGCGTGCCCGCCGCGGAACGCGCGCGGATCGCGCACACGATGATGGACGTCGTCGGTGTCGACCATCTCGCGCAGCATCACCCGAATCAAATGTCGGGCGGACAGCAACAGCGCGTCGCGATCGCGCGCTCGCTGGTGAATAACCCAGGCCTCATCCTCGCCGACGAGCCAACCGGCGCACTCGATACCAAAACCAGCGAAGACGTCATGCGTATCTTCAAAGAGCTCAACGAGAAGGCCGGCATCACCATCAT
- a CDS encoding gamma-glutamylcyclotransferase, with protein MRFFICGSALTGQPDNRNLGGATLLGAARTAPKYRLHSVKNGWHPGIYEVESGGISILGELYELTPQQHASLMAGEPPDMYQVTIEMDDGSHAEAMLYPRELIEKHGYPDISHFGGWAAYKASTSAVG; from the coding sequence ATGCGATTCTTCATCTGCGGTTCGGCGCTGACCGGACAACCCGACAACCGGAATCTGGGCGGCGCGACGTTACTCGGAGCGGCGCGCACCGCGCCCAAATATCGCCTGCATTCCGTAAAAAACGGTTGGCATCCGGGCATCTACGAAGTCGAGAGCGGCGGCATTTCGATCCTGGGCGAACTCTACGAACTCACGCCGCAGCAGCATGCCTCGCTGATGGCGGGCGAGCCGCCCGACATGTATCAGGTCACGATCGAGATGGACGACGGATCGCACGCGGAGGCGATGCTCTACCCGCGCGAGTTGATCGAGAAGCACGGCTATCCCGACATCTCGCACTTCGGCGGCTGGGCCGCGTATAAGGCGTCAACTTCCGCGGTAGGTTGA
- a CDS encoding urate hydroxylase PuuD — protein sequence MTPAYALDWLNLLVRWFHFVAGISWIGASFYFVWLDNHLVAPLKRDDAEEGVCGELWSVHGGGFYHNQKYLTGPTREPLTHDLHWFKWEAYSTWISGIALMAIVYWAGARTYLIDPSVMALSPSAAIAISIASLFIGWFVYDGLCRVLERRPRLLAASIALFLIFTSWALYHVFSGRAAFLHVGAIIGTIMAANVFFVIIPGQRRMLAQIRAGQRPDPRPGMLGKMRSVHNTYLTLPVLFLMISNHYPMLYSGAYGWLVLVALAAAGVLVRYFFILTHKARLVWALPAAAAVVIVATAISLAPRMTASAGATPVSFAQVAPIFAQRCAVCHAAHPTQPGFDVAPAGVLLDTPAHIAANAPRVLAQAVQTQAMPLGNVTGMTQAERTLVGTWIDQGAKI from the coding sequence GTGACGCCAGCGTACGCGCTCGATTGGCTCAATCTCCTCGTGCGCTGGTTTCACTTCGTCGCCGGCATCTCGTGGATCGGCGCCTCGTTCTACTTCGTGTGGCTCGACAACCATCTCGTTGCGCCGCTCAAACGCGACGACGCGGAGGAGGGCGTCTGCGGCGAGCTCTGGTCGGTTCACGGCGGCGGCTTCTATCACAATCAGAAATACTTGACCGGGCCCACGCGCGAACCGCTGACCCACGACCTGCATTGGTTCAAGTGGGAAGCGTACTCGACGTGGATTTCCGGCATCGCGCTGATGGCAATCGTCTATTGGGCCGGCGCGCGTACGTATCTGATCGATCCGAGCGTCATGGCGCTCTCTCCCTCGGCCGCGATCGCGATCAGCATTGCCTCGCTCTTCATCGGCTGGTTCGTGTACGACGGACTCTGCCGCGTGCTCGAACGCCGGCCGCGCCTGCTCGCGGCGAGCATCGCGCTCTTCCTGATCTTCACCTCGTGGGCGCTCTATCACGTCTTCAGCGGCCGCGCGGCGTTTTTGCACGTCGGCGCGATCATCGGCACGATCATGGCCGCCAACGTCTTCTTCGTGATCATTCCGGGACAGCGCCGCATGCTCGCGCAAATTCGCGCCGGTCAGCGCCCCGATCCGCGGCCGGGGATGCTCGGGAAAATGCGTTCGGTGCACAACACCTATCTCACGCTGCCCGTACTCTTCCTGATGATCAGCAATCACTACCCGATGCTGTATTCGGGTGCGTACGGATGGCTGGTGCTCGTCGCGCTCGCCGCTGCCGGCGTGCTGGTTCGGTATTTCTTCATCCTCACCCACAAGGCGCGCTTGGTGTGGGCGCTTCCCGCCGCCGCCGCGGTCGTCATCGTCGCAACCGCGATTTCACTCGCACCGCGAATGACGGCGAGCGCCGGCGCAACTCCGGTGAGTTTCGCGCAGGTTGCGCCGATCTTCGCGCAGCGCTGCGCCGTCTGTCACGCCGCGCATCCGACGCAGCCCGGGTTCGACGTCGCGCCGGCCGGCGTGCTGCTCGATACGCCGGCACACATCGCCGCCAACGCCCCGCGCGTACTCGCCCAGGCGGTGCAAACGCAGGCGATGCCGCTCGGCAACGTCACCGGCATGACGCAGGCGGAGCGAACGCTGGTCGGAACGTGGATCGATCAAGGAGCAAAGATCTAG